From one Musa acuminata AAA Group cultivar baxijiao chromosome BXJ2-6, Cavendish_Baxijiao_AAA, whole genome shotgun sequence genomic stretch:
- the LOC103989259 gene encoding protein RALF-like 33 — protein sequence MAKLSSGYTAKKSLILLASLIFLLGNNTAGRVVVKLPCIGRAGGCLMEDGVEEVEMSSEENRRLLWSVTGKRYISYEALRRDAVPCNKPGLPYYSCHASPRANPYNRGCQIISGCRGDSP from the coding sequence ATGGCAAAGCTCAGCTCAGGCTACACTGCAAAGAAGAGCCTGATCCTTTTGGCATCACTCATCTTCCTCCTGGGCAACAACACTGCAGGGAGAGTGGTGGTGAAGCTGCCTTGCATTGGGAGAGCTGGGGGCTGCCTGATGGAGGATGGGGTGGAGGAGGTGGAGATGAGCTCAGAGGAGAACAGGAGGTTATTGTGGAGTGTCACTGGGAAGAGGTACATCAGCTATGAGGCTCTCAGGAGGGATGCGGTGCCATGCAACAAACCTGGACTTCCCTACTACAGCTGCCATGCTTCTCCAAGGGCAAATCCCTACAACAGAGGCTGTCAAATCATCAGTGGCTGCAGAGGTGACAGCCCTTAA